A window of uncultured Methanoregula sp. genomic DNA:
CGGTTTGGTAATGACCGGGCAGAGGGTTTCGTTCCGGAATCTCTTGTTTCCTGTGCACGGGATGCAGAACAGTTGTGCCCGGTTCGTATTATCGTGATCGAATGCGGGTAGCTATGCCGTGCCGGTGAACGCTTTCCTGCCCATTCCTTTTGTTTTTCAGGAGAAGGGTTCCCTCTCCCCGGGAATTGACATCTCCTCGGCCTCATACAGCCAGTTGGCAAACACCTTTGTAAGTGCAGGCATTGCTGCCCAGGCAAGAATGGGTATCAGGATGGTGGCGGAAATAAACTTCTGGACGATCAGGTCCTGCGATCCCACGATGGGGTTTATGCAGAGTGCAATGATGTAGGTGAGCGGAAAGACTGCAATCCATGAGATTACCGCCTGTTTGAACCTTTTAGGGGGTTTTACCACATGCTGCCCGGGAAGGGTGAACCAGGTCTCAAGGCCGGTGAGCACTTCCATGCGGGGCGGGGCGATGGTGAGCCCCCGCTCGGTCTCAAGCCAGGCAAGGTAGGTTGGAGATGTATGCCACCGGTCGAGTTCCTCCTTGGATGCAAACTTGTAAACTACCCTGTACACCCCGTCATGGTGTTTTCCCGGCCGGAATATCGTTATGCCGAGGTTTGCCGGGATGGCGGAAAAAACCTCCATGAGTTTTCTCAGTTCGGCTTCGAATTGCGGTTCACAGCCTTCTTTCACGTAATGGATCCGTACGACCGTTATGGGGTTGCTCGGGGAATCTGCCAGCGTCATCACCCTCTCATGCATACATGGGTGTATCAGCTTAATGGTGATATCGAAAGACCGCGTTTTTGGAGTACTCAAAAGAGAATAAAGACCGGTTCAGTGGCCCGGCTTCTTGTAGACTTTTTCAGGATCGAAGACCTTGGTCCCGACAACATTGCCGTCCAGTGTCCGGTAAAAACAGGACATGTATCCCGTGTGGCATGCAGCACCGGTCTGTTCCACCTCGTAAATGAGGCAGTCCTCATCGCAGTCCGTGAGGATCCGCAGGACTTTCTGGAAGTGACCGCTCTCCTCGCCTTTCTTCCAGAGTTTCTTCCTGCTCCGGCTGTAGTAGTGGGCAAAGCCGGTCTCCTGCGTGAGCCGGACTGCTTCGTTGTTTGCGTATGCCATCATGAGCACTTCGCGGGTCTGTGCATCCTGCACGATCACCGGGATAAGTTCATCTGCAAATTTCAGGTTCAGCATGATCTGGTCCTCAGATAATGAATTTCATGATTGCAAGGAGGAAATCTCCAAAGATGATTGCCGTGACAAAACCGGCGGTTATCGGGATTATGAATGGTACTGCGTAGGAGATCCACACCGTGCCGGCTTGTTTGTAGACGGCAAGCTCTCTGGAGAACTCTTCCGGGTGTTCCCGGAGATCTTTTGTGTACACCCGGCC
This region includes:
- the hisI gene encoding phosphoribosyl-AMP cyclohydrolase: MLNLKFADELIPVIVQDAQTREVLMMAYANNEAVRLTQETGFAHYYSRSRKKLWKKGEESGHFQKVLRILTDCDEDCLIYEVEQTGAACHTGYMSCFYRTLDGNVVGTKVFDPEKVYKKPGH
- a CDS encoding antibiotic biosynthesis monooxygenase; translation: MHERVMTLADSPSNPITVVRIHYVKEGCEPQFEAELRKLMEVFSAIPANLGITIFRPGKHHDGVYRVVYKFASKEELDRWHTSPTYLAWLETERGLTIAPPRMEVLTGLETWFTLPGQHVVKPPKRFKQAVISWIAVFPLTYIIALCINPIVGSQDLIVQKFISATILIPILAWAAMPALTKVFANWLYEAEEMSIPGEREPFS